In one window of Erinaceus europaeus chromosome 17, mEriEur2.1, whole genome shotgun sequence DNA:
- the LOC103110331 gene encoding olfactory receptor 10V1-like: MDKVNQTGMIHFHFRPFSKLPEVQTLIFVAFLIMYLFSISGNFSISLIIWLNRSLHTPMYFFLGNLAVLEICYSSTIAPLTLASVQSLERNFISLAGCGTQMFFFIFLGSADCILLAVMAYDRFVAICHPLHYGLMMNWRLCVQLSLGSLVLGFTLAMQLTVLIFQLPFCSSKEIAMFYCDVLPVMRMACADTRVHEATLFVVSVIVLTIPFLLIALSYIFIVAAILKIHSAEGRRKAFSTCTSHLTVVLLQYGCTSLIYLCPSSSYSPERGQVVSVVYTFITPVLNPLIYSMRNRELKDALKRAMLRLFLI, translated from the coding sequence ATGGACAAGGTCAACCAAACTGGGATGATCCACTTTCACTTCCGGCCCTTCTCCAAACTCCCGGAGGTGCAGACGCTGATTTTTGTGGCCTTCCTGATCATGTACTTGTTCAGCATCTCTGgcaatttctccatctctctcatcaTCTGGCTCAACCGTTCTCTCCACactcccatgtacttcttcctgggCAACCTGGCTGTCCTAGAGATCTGCTACTCTTCCACCATCGCCCCTCTGACTCTGGCCAGCGTCCAGTCTCTAGAGAGAAACTTCATCTCCCTGGCCGGTTGTGGTACCCAGAtgttcttcttcatcttcctggGCAGTGCTGACTGCATTCTGCTGGCTGTCATGGCTTATGACCGCTTTGTGGCCATCTGTCACCCTTTGCACTACGGCCTCATGATGAACTGGAGGTTGTGTGTCCAACTCTCTTTGGGGTCTCTGGTGCTGGGGTTCACCTTGGCCATGCAGTTGACGGTGCTCATCTTCCAACTCCCCTTCTGCAGCAGCAAAGAAATCGCTATGTTCTACTGTGACGTTCTCCCTGTCATGAGAATGGCCTGTGCAGACACCCGGGTGCATGAGGCCACTCTGTTTGTGGTCAGTGTCATCGTCCTCACCATTCCCTTCCTGCTCATCGCTCTCTCCTACATCTTCATCGTGGCTGCCATCTTGAAGATCCACTCTGCTGAGGGCAGACGCAAGGCCTTCTCCACCTGTACTTCCCACCTGACTGTTGTCCTGCTCCAGTACGGGTGTACCAGTCTCATCTACCTGTGTCCCAGCTCTAGCTATTCTccagagagaggccaggtggtgtctGTGGTTTATACCTTCATCACCCCCGTGCTGAACCCCCTGATCTACAGCATGAGGAACAGAGAGCTTAAGGATGCTCTGAAGAGAGCAATGCTGAGGTTGTTTTTGATCTGA